The following are encoded together in the Blautia obeum ATCC 29174 genome:
- a CDS encoding SpoVA/SpoVAEb family sporulation membrane protein, translating to MDYFNAFWVGGLICALVQILLDKTKLLPGRVMVLLVCSGAVLSFLGFYQPFIEYAGAGASVPLLGFGNILWKGMKKAIDENGFLGLFTGGFTACAVGVSAALIFSYLASLIFHPRMKE from the coding sequence ATGGATTATTTTAATGCATTCTGGGTAGGTGGACTGATCTGTGCTCTTGTACAGATTCTTCTGGACAAAACCAAGCTGCTTCCGGGCCGTGTTATGGTCCTGCTCGTCTGCTCCGGTGCTGTCTTGAGTTTTCTGGGCTTTTACCAGCCTTTTATAGAATATGCAGGCGCAGGTGCCAGTGTTCCACTTCTTGGATTTGGAAATATTCTGTGGAAAGGCATGAAAAAAGCGATCGATGAAAACGGTTTTCTCGGTCTGTTCACTGGTGGTTTCACTGCCTGTGCCGTTGGTGTTTCTGCCGCATTGATTTTTTCATATCTGGCAAGTCTGATTTTTCATCCCAGAATGAAAGAATAA
- the rapZ gene encoding RNase adapter RapZ gives MRLVIVTGMSGAGKSTALKMLEDARYFCVDNLPIALVGKFVSLMATSQDEEVQNAAIGIDARSGRALEELEVVLDRLKAEGHTFEILFLDADDKVLVKRYKESRRSHPLAMTGRVDDGIRLERKKTEFLRNRADYIIDTTHLLTRELKKELNNIFVDNGKFSNMMISVLSFGFKYGIPEDADLVFDVRFLPNPYYVDELRPQTGMDEGVYNYVMDNETARQFAQKLEDMVEFLIPNYAKEGKTSLVIAIGCTGGKHRSVTLARVLYNRLVEKREYGIRLEHRDIGKDALLKK, from the coding sequence ATGCGGCTTGTAATTGTTACCGGCATGTCAGGAGCAGGAAAATCTACTGCACTGAAAATGCTTGAGGATGCGAGATATTTTTGTGTAGATAATCTGCCGATCGCGCTTGTCGGGAAATTTGTCTCGCTGATGGCGACATCGCAGGATGAAGAAGTACAGAACGCTGCGATAGGTATTGATGCACGCAGCGGACGGGCTCTTGAAGAACTGGAAGTTGTGCTTGACAGACTGAAAGCAGAAGGACATACTTTTGAGATCCTTTTTCTTGATGCGGATGATAAAGTACTTGTCAAAAGATATAAAGAATCAAGAAGAAGCCATCCGCTTGCCATGACAGGAAGAGTGGATGATGGAATCAGGCTGGAACGTAAAAAAACAGAATTTTTACGCAACAGGGCAGATTATATTATAGATACAACACATCTGCTGACCAGAGAACTGAAGAAGGAACTGAATAATATTTTTGTTGATAACGGAAAATTCAGTAATATGATGATATCTGTTCTTTCTTTCGGATTTAAGTATGGAATACCGGAAGATGCAGACCTGGTCTTTGATGTCCGCTTTCTTCCAAATCCGTATTATGTAGATGAACTGCGACCGCAGACGGGAATGGATGAGGGTGTTTATAATTATGTGATGGATAATGAAACAGCCAGACAGTTTGCTCAGAAACTGGAAGATATGGTTGAATTTCTGATTCCGAATTATGCGAAGGAAGGCAAAACAAGTCTGGTCATTGCAATAGGATGTACCGGAGGAAAACACAGATCTGTGACACTGGCAAGGGTTCTGTATAACAGACTGGTGGAGAAGCGTGAATATGGAATACGGCTGGAACACAGAGATATCGGTAAGGACGCTCTTCTGAAGAAGTAG
- the rpsS gene encoding 30S ribosomal protein S19: MSRSLKKGPFADASLLKKVDALNAANDKSVIKTWSRRSTIFPSFVGHTIAVHDGRKHVPVYVTEDMVGHKLGEFVATRTYRGHGKDEKKSGVR, translated from the coding sequence ATGTCTCGTTCATTGAAAAAAGGACCTTTCGCAGACGCAAGCCTGCTTAAAAAGGTTGACGCTCTGAATGCTGCAAATGATAAATCTGTGATCAAAACATGGTCACGTCGTTCCACTATCTTCCCGTCCTTCGTAGGACATACAATCGCAGTACATGACGGAAGAAAACATGTGCCGGTATATGTAACAGAAGATATGGTAGGACATAAACTTGGTGAGTTCGTTGCAACAAGAACTTACAGAGGACACGGAAAAGACGAAAAGAAATCCGGCGTTCGCTAG
- the rpsJ gene encoding 30S ribosomal protein S10, whose product MANQVMRITLKAYDHQLVDASAAKIIETVKKNGATVSGPVPLPTKKEVVTILRAVHKYKDSREQFEQRTHKRLIDIMTPTQKTVDALSRLEMPAGVNIDIKMKTK is encoded by the coding sequence ATGGCAAATCAGGTAATGAGAATCACATTAAAAGCTTACGATCATCAGTTAGTAGATGCATCCGCAGCAAAAATCATCGAGACTGTTAAAAAGAACGGAGCAACAGTTAGCGGACCGGTTCCGCTTCCGACTAAGAAGGAAGTTGTTACAATCTTAAGAGCTGTTCACAAATATAAAGATTCCAGAGAACAGTTCGAGCAGAGAACTCACAAGAGACTTATCGATATCATGACACCAACTCAGAAAACAGTTGATGCACTTTCCAGACTGGAAATGCCTGCTGGCGTTAACATCGATATCAAGATGAAAACAAAATAA
- the rplC gene encoding 50S ribosomal protein L3: MKKAILATKVGMTQIFNEDGQLIPVTVLQAGPCVVTQVKTEENDGYAAVQVGYGEIREKLVNKPEKGHFDKAGVAAKRFVKEFRFENAAEYTVGQEIKTDIFADGDHIDVTAVSKGKGFQGAIKRHGQSRGPMAHGSKYHRHAGSNGACSDPSKVFKGKHMPGHMGNVQVTVQNLEIVRVDTENNLLLVKGAVPGPKKSLVTIKETVKSL, translated from the coding sequence ATGAAGAAAGCTATTTTAGCTACAAAAGTCGGAATGACTCAGATCTTCAATGAAGATGGCCAGTTAATCCCGGTAACCGTTTTACAGGCTGGTCCATGCGTTGTAACTCAGGTTAAGACAGAGGAAAACGATGGATACGCTGCAGTTCAGGTGGGCTATGGCGAAATCAGAGAAAAACTGGTTAACAAACCGGAAAAAGGTCACTTTGACAAAGCTGGTGTTGCAGCAAAGAGATTTGTAAAAGAATTCAGATTTGAAAATGCTGCAGAATACACTGTAGGACAGGAAATTAAAACTGATATCTTTGCAGACGGCGATCACATCGATGTAACTGCTGTTTCCAAAGGTAAAGGTTTCCAGGGCGCTATCAAGAGACATGGACAGTCCAGAGGACCTATGGCTCACGGCTCCAAATATCATCGTCATGCTGGTTCCAATGGTGCTTGCTCCGATCCGAGTAAAGTATTCAAAGGAAAACACATGCCGGGTCACATGGGAAATGTACAGGTTACTGTTCAGAACCTTGAGATTGTTCGCGTTGACACAGAAAATAACTTACTGTTAGTGAAAGGTGCTGTTCCAGGACCTAAGAAATCTCTGGTGACCATCAAAGAGACAGTAAAGTCTTTATAA
- the murB gene encoding UDP-N-acetylmuramate dehydrogenase: protein MNEEIKQKFCREFGSDRVLLEEPMKRHTTFRIGGPAEVFVMPGNLEEVQRILEICRTEDLPYFILGNGSNLLVSDRGYRGVVIQLDRNFGEVKVEGTEIHASAGALLSTIAVAARRASLTGFEFAGGIPGTLGGAVVMNAGAYGGEMKDVLRKVMVMDQSGKVFEIPAEELQMGYRTSIIKTAGYIVLGAVLSLKEGNLEEIKMLTRKLSEQRTSKQPLEYPSAGSTFKRPEGYFAGKLIMDSGLRGYRVGGAQVSEKHCGFVINTGDATAEDVRSLMKHVTEIVYAKFGVTLEPEVKFLGEF, encoded by the coding sequence GTGAATGAAGAAATAAAACAGAAGTTTTGCCGGGAGTTTGGAAGTGATCGAGTGCTTTTGGAAGAACCGATGAAACGTCATACAACTTTTCGAATCGGCGGTCCGGCAGAAGTATTTGTTATGCCTGGGAATCTTGAAGAGGTGCAAAGAATACTGGAAATCTGCAGGACAGAAGATCTCCCGTATTTTATTCTTGGAAATGGAAGCAATCTTCTTGTCAGTGACAGAGGATACCGGGGGGTTGTGATTCAGCTGGACCGTAATTTCGGAGAAGTAAAAGTAGAAGGTACGGAGATCCATGCATCAGCGGGAGCACTGCTTTCTACGATTGCTGTAGCTGCCAGAAGAGCATCACTGACAGGATTTGAATTTGCCGGAGGAATTCCGGGGACGCTTGGCGGAGCAGTGGTCATGAACGCCGGGGCGTACGGTGGAGAAATGAAAGATGTTCTTCGAAAAGTAATGGTAATGGACCAGAGCGGAAAGGTCTTTGAGATTCCGGCAGAAGAACTTCAGATGGGATATAGAACGAGCATCATAAAAACAGCAGGATATATTGTCCTGGGTGCGGTGCTCTCTCTTAAAGAAGGCAATCTCGAGGAAATAAAAATGCTGACCAGAAAGCTCAGTGAGCAGCGTACATCGAAACAGCCGCTGGAATATCCAAGTGCTGGAAGTACATTTAAACGACCGGAAGGATATTTTGCCGGCAAACTGATCATGGACAGCGGACTGCGGGGTTATCGCGTGGGTGGAGCCCAGGTATCGGAGAAACACTGCGGCTTTGTGATCAATACAGGAGACGCTACTGCTGAAGATGTACGCAGCCTGATGAAGCATGTAACAGAGATTGTATATGCTAAATTTGGAGTGACACTTGAACCGGAAGTGAAATTTCTGGGAGAATTTTAA
- a CDS encoding tRNA threonylcarbamoyladenosine dehydratase, producing the protein MYDAFSRMENLLGTKGVKRLGSAKIAVFGIGGIGSYVVEALARCGVGSLTLVDNEDISLTDINRQLYALRSAIGRKKVQVAKEHIRDIDEDILVHTYETYYSNDTAGMFDLKAYDYIVDAMNSLASKILLIEQAKACGVPVISCLTTENKLNPARLEIADISRVSNDPFAKTIRVELRKKNVRKVKVLYSREKIRKEKNSRIMKDNNTDRASEGSGSISFVQGTAGMLVSAEVVKDLLAEKTRNK; encoded by the coding sequence ATGTACGATGCATTTTCCAGAATGGAAAATCTGCTTGGAACCAAAGGCGTGAAACGGCTTGGCAGTGCGAAAATCGCAGTGTTCGGCATTGGTGGTATCGGTTCGTATGTGGTGGAAGCTCTTGCACGCTGTGGAGTTGGAAGCCTTACACTTGTTGATAATGAAGATATTTCTCTGACTGACATCAACAGGCAGTTATATGCATTGCGTTCGGCAATAGGCCGCAAAAAAGTTCAGGTAGCAAAAGAACATATTCGTGACATTGATGAGGATATTCTGGTGCATACCTATGAAACATATTATAGTAATGATACAGCAGGGATGTTTGATCTGAAGGCGTATGACTATATTGTAGATGCGATGAATTCATTGGCATCCAAGATTCTTCTGATCGAACAGGCAAAAGCCTGTGGAGTTCCGGTGATCTCATGTCTCACGACAGAAAACAAACTGAATCCGGCAAGACTTGAGATCGCAGATATTTCCAGGGTAAGCAATGATCCGTTTGCGAAAACTATTCGTGTCGAGCTTCGCAAAAAAAACGTCCGAAAAGTCAAGGTGTTATATTCTCGTGAAAAAATCCGTAAGGAAAAGAACAGCAGGATAATGAAAGATAACAATACCGACCGGGCGTCGGAAGGAAGCGGAAGCATTTCGTTTGTGCAGGGAACAGCAGGAATGCTGGTATCTGCAGAGGTGGTGAAAGACCTGCTGGCGGAGAAAACAAGAAATAAATAA
- a CDS encoding SpoVA/SpoVAEb family sporulation membrane protein — protein sequence MSEEKQREKQKAYEKYVKKITPVHNLPLNMLKAFLTGGLICVLGQLILNTASSIGADKETAGNWCSLLLIFISVILTGLNVYSKIGKFGGAGGLVPITGFANSVAASAIEYRAEGQVFGIGCKIFTIAGPVILYGILSSWLLGLIYYVYKLLEVI from the coding sequence ATGTCAGAAGAAAAACAACGCGAAAAACAGAAAGCATACGAAAAATACGTAAAAAAGATCACTCCTGTTCACAATCTTCCGTTAAACATGCTGAAAGCATTCCTGACTGGCGGACTGATCTGTGTTCTCGGTCAGCTTATCCTGAACACCGCATCTTCTATAGGAGCTGACAAAGAAACTGCCGGAAACTGGTGTTCTCTTCTGCTGATCTTTATCAGTGTTATTCTGACTGGTCTGAATGTTTATTCTAAAATAGGAAAATTCGGCGGTGCCGGAGGGTTGGTCCCTATTACCGGTTTCGCCAATTCTGTTGCCGCATCGGCTATCGAATACCGTGCAGAAGGTCAGGTCTTCGGAATCGGCTGCAAGATTTTCACGATTGCCGGCCCCGTCATCCTGTATGGCATTTTAAGTTCCTGGCTTCTTGGCCTTATTTATTATGTATACAAACTCCTGGAGGTGATCTGA
- a CDS encoding stage V sporulation protein AD, whose product MNSGTLLGKASISFSRPVYIQSCASVVGPKEGDGPLKNCFDMICDDPMFGEKKWEAAESAMQKEAAVLAIGKAGLTPDDIRFVFAGDLLAQTIASSFGIAEMGIPFFGLYGACSTMGESLSLGAIAVSAGYGHHILCATSSHFATAEKEFRFPLGYGCQRPLSATWTVTGSAACILSPEAPHPSEIVGSSLLRSTLGSVAITGITTGKVIDFGFRDSLNMGGCMAPAACDTIYRNFEDFGRSVNDYDAVLTGDLGVVGRQILLDLLKEKNIDLSSVHQDCGLLIYDNQKQDTHSGGSGCGCAASVLAAYILPRVVSGFWKRVLFVPTGAMLSKVSFNEGESVAGIAHGVVIEHISKETEV is encoded by the coding sequence ATGAATTCCGGAACTCTGCTCGGGAAGGCAAGTATCTCTTTTTCCCGCCCCGTTTATATTCAAAGCTGCGCGTCCGTAGTTGGTCCCAAAGAAGGGGATGGTCCTTTAAAAAACTGTTTTGATATGATCTGTGATGATCCGATGTTCGGAGAAAAGAAATGGGAAGCTGCTGAAAGTGCCATGCAAAAAGAGGCCGCTGTTCTTGCGATCGGAAAAGCCGGTCTTACACCGGATGATATTCGATTTGTCTTCGCTGGTGACCTGCTCGCCCAGACCATTGCTTCTTCCTTTGGTATTGCAGAAATGGGAATTCCATTCTTCGGTCTGTATGGTGCCTGCTCTACAATGGGAGAATCACTCTCTCTTGGAGCTATCGCCGTATCTGCCGGATATGGGCATCACATTCTCTGTGCCACCTCCAGCCATTTTGCCACTGCCGAAAAAGAATTTCGTTTTCCTCTTGGTTACGGCTGTCAGCGCCCTCTTTCCGCTACCTGGACTGTTACCGGAAGCGCTGCCTGTATTCTCAGTCCAGAGGCCCCTCATCCATCAGAAATAGTCGGTTCTTCACTTCTCAGAAGTACCCTCGGATCTGTAGCGATCACCGGAATCACCACAGGAAAAGTCATTGATTTTGGCTTTCGTGATTCTCTCAACATGGGTGGCTGTATGGCTCCTGCCGCATGTGATACCATTTACCGGAATTTTGAGGACTTCGGGCGTTCTGTAAATGACTACGATGCTGTTCTGACAGGAGACCTCGGTGTTGTTGGACGGCAGATCCTTCTCGATCTTCTGAAAGAAAAAAATATAGATCTGTCATCCGTCCATCAGGACTGTGGTCTGCTGATATACGATAACCAGAAACAGGATACACATTCCGGCGGCAGCGGCTGTGGCTGTGCAGCCTCTGTACTTGCCGCCTATATTCTTCCCCGTGTCGTGTCCGGCTTTTGGAAACGTGTCCTCTTTGTACCGACCGGCGCCATGCTTTCCAAAGTCAGTTTTAACGAAGGCGAATCTGTTGCCGGAATCGCCCACGGAGTTGTCATCGAACACATCAGTAAAGAAACGGAGGTCTGA
- a CDS encoding HPr family phosphocarrier protein: protein MIKKPITIHLSTGLEARPVAQLVQVASQFNSEIYVEIGRKKVNAKSIMGMMTLGLDAGEEITLSANGEDEEDAMKSIENYLSNQ from the coding sequence ATGATTAAAAAACCAATCACTATTCACCTGTCTACAGGACTTGAAGCGCGCCCAGTTGCGCAGCTGGTTCAGGTTGCCAGTCAGTTTAACAGTGAGATCTACGTTGAGATTGGAAGAAAAAAAGTCAATGCAAAAAGTATCATGGGAATGATGACACTTGGTCTTGATGCGGGAGAAGAAATTACTCTTTCTGCAAATGGGGAAGATGAAGAGGACGCAATGAAGAGCATTGAAAATTATTTGAGCAATCAGTAA
- the rplD gene encoding 50S ribosomal protein L4, whose protein sequence is MANVTVYNMEGNEVGTMELNDAVFGVEINEHLVHLAVVRQLANNRQGTQKAKTRSEVSGGGRKPWRQKGTGHARQGSIRAPQWTGGGVVFAPVPRDYEVKMNKKERRAALKSALTSKVQENKLVVVDSLALAEAKTKEMQKVLTNLKADKALVVTADDDQKVVLSARNIADVQTATVNTINVYDVMKHNTVVVTKDAVASIEEVYA, encoded by the coding sequence ATGGCAAACGTAACAGTTTATAATATGGAAGGCAATGAAGTTGGAACAATGGAACTGAACGATGCAGTGTTCGGAGTAGAAATCAACGAGCATCTGGTTCATCTTGCTGTTGTTCGTCAGCTTGCAAATAATCGCCAGGGTACTCAGAAAGCAAAAACACGTTCTGAGGTAAGCGGCGGCGGAAGAAAACCGTGGAGACAGAAAGGAACAGGTCATGCAAGACAGGGTTCCATCCGTGCACCACAGTGGACTGGCGGCGGTGTAGTATTCGCTCCGGTACCGAGAGATTATGAAGTAAAAATGAACAAAAAAGAAAGAAGAGCAGCTCTGAAATCCGCTCTGACTTCTAAGGTTCAGGAAAATAAACTGGTTGTTGTTGACAGCCTTGCACTTGCAGAAGCAAAGACAAAAGAAATGCAGAAGGTTCTCACAAACCTGAAAGCAGACAAAGCTCTTGTTGTAACTGCTGATGATGATCAGAAAGTAGTTCTTTCTGCAAGAAACATTGCAGATGTACAGACTGCAACTGTAAACACTATCAACGTATATGATGTTATGAAACACAATACAGTAGTGGTTACAAAAGACGCAGTTGCATCCATTGAGGAGGTATACGCATAA
- the rplW gene encoding 50S ribosomal protein L23 translates to MADIKYYDVILKPVITEKSMNAMGEKKYTFLVHPEANKSQIKEAVEKMFEGTKVKSVNTMNMDGKKKRRGVTVGKTAKTKKAIVALTEESKDIEIFEGL, encoded by the coding sequence ATGGCAGATATTAAATATTATGATGTAATTCTCAAGCCTGTAATCACAGAGAAATCCATGAACGCCATGGGTGAGAAAAAATATACATTCCTGGTTCATCCGGAAGCAAACAAGTCTCAGATCAAAGAGGCTGTTGAGAAAATGTTCGAAGGAACAAAAGTAAAGAGCGTAAACACCATGAACATGGATGGAAAGAAAAAACGTCGCGGTGTTACAGTTGGTAAAACAGCTAAAACTAAAAAAGCGATCGTAGCTCTTACAGAAGAAAGCAAAGATATCGAGATCTTCGAAGGATTATAA
- the sstT gene encoding serine/threonine transporter SstT, whose protein sequence is MKKLWNKWTDIALVKRILVGLILGAILGIAVPGATGIAILGDVFVSALKAIAPLLVFFLVISSLCNAGKSHGGVIKTVIILYMFSTVLAAVIAVFASMAFPVKLTLATAATTDAAAPQGIVEVLNNLLLNLVANPVSSLVNANYVGILMWAILLGLAFRAANNMTQNVLKDVADGISTVVTWIINMAPFGIFGLVFNTVSTNGLDIFTTYGKLLLLLVGCMLFIYFVTNPLLVYWCIRKNPYPLIFHCLKRSALTAFFTRSSAANIPVNMKVCEEMGLDRDTYSVTIPLGATINMDGAAITITVMTMATAFTLGIHVDIPTAIILSLLAALSACGASGVAGGSLLLIPMACSLFGISDDVSMQVVAVGFIIGVIQDSVETALNSSSDLLLSASAEFRQWRLEGKEIKF, encoded by the coding sequence ATGAAAAAGCTTTGGAACAAATGGACAGACATCGCTCTGGTAAAGCGAATCCTGGTTGGACTGATTCTCGGTGCTATCCTCGGAATCGCTGTACCAGGGGCGACCGGCATCGCAATCCTTGGAGATGTCTTTGTAAGTGCACTTAAGGCGATCGCACCACTTCTGGTATTCTTTCTTGTTATCAGTTCTCTGTGTAACGCAGGTAAATCTCACGGCGGTGTCATCAAGACAGTTATCATACTTTACATGTTCAGTACTGTACTTGCCGCAGTCATTGCCGTATTTGCAAGTATGGCATTTCCTGTAAAACTGACACTTGCCACTGCTGCCACTACAGATGCAGCAGCACCGCAGGGTATTGTCGAGGTTCTCAACAATCTCCTTCTGAATCTAGTTGCCAACCCGGTATCTTCCCTTGTGAACGCAAACTATGTCGGCATCCTTATGTGGGCAATTCTTCTTGGCCTTGCATTCCGTGCTGCCAATAACATGACCCAAAATGTACTTAAAGATGTTGCTGATGGAATTTCCACAGTTGTTACCTGGATCATCAATATGGCTCCATTCGGTATCTTCGGTCTTGTATTCAACACAGTATCTACCAATGGCCTGGATATCTTCACAACATATGGAAAACTGCTTCTTCTGCTTGTCGGATGTATGCTTTTTATCTATTTTGTAACAAACCCTCTTCTGGTATACTGGTGTATCCGCAAGAATCCATATCCGCTGATCTTCCACTGTCTGAAGAGAAGTGCTCTGACTGCTTTTTTCACAAGAAGTTCTGCAGCCAATATCCCGGTCAATATGAAAGTCTGTGAAGAAATGGGACTTGACCGTGATACATATTCTGTAACGATTCCTCTTGGTGCAACGATCAACATGGACGGTGCTGCCATCACGATCACTGTCATGACGATGGCAACCGCCTTTACCCTTGGCATTCATGTAGATATCCCTACTGCAATCATCTTAAGCCTTCTGGCTGCTCTGTCAGCCTGTGGTGCATCTGGTGTTGCCGGTGGTTCTCTGCTTCTGATTCCGATGGCATGCTCCCTGTTTGGCATCTCAGATGATGTCTCCATGCAGGTCGTTGCAGTAGGATTCATCATCGGAGTGATCCAGGACTCTGTAGAAACAGCCCTGAACTCTTCATCCGACCTTCTTCTCTCTGCTTCTGCTGAATTCAGACAGTGGCGACTCGAAGGAAAAGAAATCAAATTCTGA
- the rplV gene encoding 50S ribosomal protein L22: MAKGHRSQIKRARNESNRETRPSAKLSYARISVQKACYVLDAIRGKDVQTALGILTYNPRYASSVLKKLLESAIANAENNNGMSADNLYVAACYANKGPTMKRIQPRAQGRAYRIEKRTSHITIVLDER, encoded by the coding sequence ATGGCAAAGGGACATAGAAGCCAGATTAAGAGAGCCAGAAATGAGAGTAATAGAGAGACAAGACCGTCTGCAAAATTATCTTATGCAAGAATTTCTGTTCAGAAAGCCTGCTATGTATTAGATGCAATCCGTGGTAAAGACGTGCAGACAGCACTTGGTATCCTCACATATAATCCGAGATACGCTTCAAGCGTTCTGAAGAAACTGCTTGAGTCAGCAATCGCAAACGCAGAAAACAATAACGGAATGAGCGCAGATAACCTCTACGTTGCAGCGTGCTATGCAAACAAAGGACCTACAATGAAACGTATTCAGCCAAGAGCACAGGGTAGAGCTTACAGAATCGAGAAGAGAACAAGCCATATCACCATCGTGCTGGATGAAAGATAA
- the rplB gene encoding 50S ribosomal protein L2 codes for MGIKTYNPYTPSRRHMTGSDFSEITTSTPEKSLVVSLKKNAGRNNQGKITVRHRGGGSRRKYRIIDFKRRKDGIHATVKTIEYDPNRTANIALISYEDGEKAYILAPEGLKVGQKVMNGPEAEIRVGNCLPLELIPVGTMVHNIELHPGKGGQMVRSAGNGAQLMAKEGKYATLRLPSGEMRMVPLVCRASIGVVGNGDHNLVNIGKAGRKRHMGIRPTVRGSVMNPNDHPHGGGEGKTGIGRPGPCTPWGKPALGLKTRKKNKQSNKLIVRRRDGKALSK; via the coding sequence ATGGGAATCAAAACCTATAACCCATATACACCTTCCAGAAGACATATGACTGGATCTGATTTCTCTGAGATCACAACAAGTACCCCTGAGAAATCCTTAGTCGTATCTCTGAAGAAAAATGCTGGACGTAACAACCAGGGTAAAATCACTGTTAGACACCGCGGAGGCGGAAGCAGAAGAAAATACAGAATCATCGACTTCAAGAGAAGAAAAGATGGAATCCATGCTACTGTTAAGACAATCGAATACGATCCAAACAGAACAGCAAACATCGCTCTGATCAGCTATGAAGATGGTGAAAAAGCATACATCCTTGCTCCAGAAGGACTGAAAGTCGGACAGAAAGTCATGAACGGTCCGGAAGCAGAAATCCGTGTAGGAAACTGTCTGCCACTGGAACTTATCCCGGTTGGTACTATGGTACACAACATTGAGCTTCACCCAGGAAAGGGCGGACAGATGGTTCGTTCTGCTGGTAACGGTGCTCAGCTGATGGCTAAAGAAGGAAAATACGCAACATTAAGATTACCGTCTGGAGAAATGAGAATGGTTCCGCTTGTATGCCGCGCATCTATCGGTGTTGTTGGTAACGGCGATCACAACCTTGTTAACATTGGTAAAGCTGGACGTAAACGTCACATGGGAATCAGACCTACAGTTCGTGGTTCCGTAATGAACCCGAATGACCATCCGCATGGCGGTGGTGAAGGAAAGACCGGAATCGGTCGCCCAGGCCCGTGTACACCATGGGGCAAACCTGCTCTTGGTCTGAAGACCAGAAAGAAAAACAAACAGTCCAACAAGCTCATCGTAAGAAGACGCGATGGAAAAGCTTTATCAAAATAA
- the whiA gene encoding DNA-binding protein WhiA, translating to MSFSGMVKEELSRQISTARHCRIAEIAALLSACGKMTAAGILRFQTENDAVVRKYFTLLQKTFNIETEIAIRESRQMKKGNVYYVEITDPGQVETVLQGTKLSVNEGDGETLYTENALLTQQSCCKRAFIRGAFLASGSISDPEKGYHFEIVTQDERKAAHLQEIICSFQIDAKIVLRKKSYVVYVKEGAQIVDMLAIMEANVALMNLENIRILKEMRNSVNRKVNCETANINKTVNAAVKQIEDIRLIEQKKGFHNLNEGLAEIAELRLQYPEATLKELGMMLNPQVGKSGVNHRLRKLSEIADELRMNEEDLL from the coding sequence ATGTCTTTTTCGGGGATGGTGAAAGAAGAACTTTCCAGACAGATCAGCACGGCAAGACACTGCCGGATTGCAGAAATTGCAGCATTGCTCAGTGCCTGTGGCAAAATGACTGCCGCAGGGATACTGCGGTTTCAGACAGAAAATGATGCTGTGGTGAGAAAGTACTTTACTTTATTACAAAAAACATTTAATATAGAAACAGAAATAGCCATTCGCGAGAGTCGTCAGATGAAGAAGGGAAATGTGTATTATGTGGAGATCACAGATCCCGGACAGGTGGAGACTGTCCTTCAGGGAACGAAACTTTCGGTGAATGAGGGTGACGGAGAAACGTTATATACGGAGAATGCATTGCTCACGCAGCAGAGCTGCTGTAAGCGGGCGTTTATCCGGGGTGCTTTTCTTGCATCCGGATCGATCAGTGATCCGGAAAAAGGGTATCATTTTGAAATCGTTACTCAGGATGAGAGAAAAGCTGCGCATTTGCAAGAAATCATCTGTAGTTTTCAGATCGATGCGAAGATCGTGCTGCGTAAGAAGTCATATGTGGTCTATGTGAAAGAAGGCGCGCAGATCGTAGATATGCTGGCAATTATGGAAGCAAATGTGGCACTGATGAATCTGGAGAATATCCGGATCCTGAAGGAGATGCGTAATTCCGTCAACCGGAAAGTAAACTGTGAAACAGCAAATATCAATAAAACGGTGAACGCGGCAGTCAAACAGATCGAAGATATCAGGCTGATCGAACAGAAAAAAGGATTTCATAATCTGAACGAAGGACTGGCAGAAATTGCAGAACTGAGATTGCAGTACCCGGAGGCCACACTTAAAGAACTAGGAATGATGTTAAATCCGCAGGTTGGAAAATCAGGGGTTAATCACCGGCTGAGAAAATTAAGTGAGATAGCCGATGAACTGCGGATGAACGAGGAGGATTTATTATGA